In Streptomyces durocortorensis, a genomic segment contains:
- a CDS encoding helix-turn-helix domain-containing protein: MTSRRKHFAERRAARGYSQEEFAEALSVATSTVVRWESGRATPRPHQRPKIAGLLGVTLPELETLLSDEQSAETAGLAAAPPLLHGDDDDMKRREVLGLLAVTGALVALPDPGEAARGRAASTLLETGDDLHRSLWQVYVLSDAKQVVFPAARAQLDVMAKGLTETRTAVDRSRLCRMTADLYQLVGELFFDANRYTDAAQCYTLAANAAYAGGDHDLWACAMTRHAYVELYARRAHAAQPLLAAAFRIARRGDGTLSTRHWVAAVQAQAYAAVGDLDACNRALDEAEKVHALDGAHSHNGGWLRFDGSRLAEERGACYLQLGRPDLAEEALTTALAQPLSLRRRAAVLSDLAVLGAHRRDIGQVVHYAEQALGLADRSNSGFIRKKLDGLRGRLAPLVSDDRVSTLDHRIAALPRTA, translated from the coding sequence ATGACGTCGAGACGGAAGCACTTTGCGGAACGGCGCGCGGCCCGGGGTTACTCTCAGGAGGAATTCGCAGAAGCGCTTTCGGTGGCCACGTCCACCGTGGTCCGTTGGGAAAGTGGTCGTGCCACCCCGCGTCCCCACCAACGGCCGAAGATCGCAGGGCTGTTGGGAGTGACCCTCCCCGAGCTGGAAACCCTTCTCTCCGACGAACAGTCGGCCGAGACAGCCGGGCTCGCCGCTGCTCCACCCCTCCTCCACGGTGATGATGACGACATGAAGCGCCGCGAAGTCCTGGGTCTGCTCGCCGTTACGGGTGCGCTGGTCGCTCTTCCTGATCCCGGTGAGGCCGCCCGAGGGCGGGCAGCTTCGACGCTCTTGGAGACAGGGGACGACCTGCACCGCAGCCTCTGGCAGGTGTACGTGCTATCGGACGCCAAGCAGGTCGTCTTCCCTGCGGCGCGCGCACAGCTCGATGTGATGGCGAAGGGACTGACCGAGACCCGTACTGCTGTGGATCGGTCCCGATTGTGTCGGATGACGGCCGACCTCTACCAGCTCGTCGGCGAGCTGTTCTTCGACGCCAACCGGTACACCGACGCCGCGCAGTGCTACACACTGGCCGCCAACGCGGCCTACGCCGGTGGCGACCACGACCTGTGGGCCTGTGCCATGACCCGCCACGCGTATGTCGAGCTGTACGCGCGCCGCGCGCACGCTGCCCAACCCCTGCTCGCGGCAGCTTTTCGCATCGCCCGAAGGGGCGACGGCACTCTCTCCACCCGTCACTGGGTCGCGGCCGTCCAGGCGCAGGCGTACGCGGCCGTGGGCGATCTCGACGCGTGCAACCGGGCTCTGGACGAAGCCGAGAAAGTCCACGCCCTCGACGGCGCTCATTCCCACAACGGCGGCTGGCTCCGCTTCGACGGCTCCCGCCTGGCGGAGGAGAGAGGGGCCTGCTACCTCCAACTGGGCCGCCCTGATCTCGCCGAGGAAGCGCTCACCACAGCCCTTGCCCAGCCTCTGTCCCTGCGTCGCCGCGCTGCTGTTCTGAGCGACCTCGCCGTGCTCGGAGCGCACAGGCGGGACATCGGCCAGGTCGTGCACTACGCGGAGCAAGCACTCGGATTGGCCGACCGGTCGAATTCGGGATTCATCCGCAAGAAGCTGGACGGGCTTCGGGGGCGTCTTGCCCCGCTCGTGTCCGATGACCGAGTCTCGACTCTTGATCACCGAATCGCGGCGCTTCCGCGCACCGCATGA
- the tgmA gene encoding putative ATP-grasp-modified RiPP: MTTSVALPSPTRPWGAGRLAPYPTVTRRPHATVAIDPTTQLGVFRDRAGQVVEMGKHGTSSGTETSTTTNSDSRNDQGHDQDSNQD, encoded by the coding sequence ATGACCACCTCTGTCGCACTCCCCTCCCCAACGCGGCCGTGGGGTGCGGGCCGACTCGCGCCCTACCCGACGGTCACCCGCCGACCCCACGCAACGGTCGCCATCGACCCCACGACACAACTCGGAGTGTTCCGCGACCGTGCCGGGCAGGTGGTCGAGATGGGCAAACACGGCACCAGCTCCGGCACCGAGACCTCCACGACGACGAACTCGGACTCCCGGAACGACCAGGGTCACGATCAGGACAGCAATCAGGACTGA
- the tgmB gene encoding ATP-grasp ribosomal peptide maturase, whose product MTEERPVLVATEADDITADMVITELNRRDVPVVRFNPADIGENLTVSARLGTCPAPMVGQVRTPSRTADVTQVRSVYWRRPEWPTFPHLSADDSRFATAQVRYGLGGTLYALGGPLWVNHPLRVAAADYKPAQLVLAQQLGFTIPPTLVTNDPDEAREFVHSQGQAIFKTLRWTPYTRDSVPVTGWAAPVAPEEIDDSVRVAPHLFQARVDKVADVRVLLVGRHTFAVRIDSDLLDWRKDYSALTYTVEHLPDRVTEGLHAYLGRLDLVSGSFDLAVDRTGDYWWLELNPNGQWGWLEAETGLPMSAAFADLLAQGDRR is encoded by the coding sequence ATGACCGAGGAGAGGCCTGTTCTGGTGGCCACCGAGGCGGACGACATCACCGCCGACATGGTGATCACCGAACTCAACCGGCGCGATGTGCCGGTGGTCCGGTTCAACCCCGCCGACATCGGCGAAAACCTCACGGTCTCGGCTCGGCTCGGCACCTGCCCGGCCCCGATGGTCGGGCAGGTGCGCACCCCGTCGAGAACCGCTGATGTGACCCAGGTCCGGTCGGTGTACTGGCGCCGCCCGGAATGGCCCACGTTTCCCCACCTGTCCGCTGACGACTCACGGTTCGCGACGGCGCAGGTCCGCTACGGACTCGGCGGCACCCTCTACGCCTTGGGCGGCCCGCTCTGGGTCAACCACCCCCTGCGCGTTGCCGCAGCCGACTACAAACCCGCGCAGCTCGTTCTCGCCCAGCAACTCGGCTTCACCATCCCGCCCACCCTTGTCACCAACGACCCGGACGAGGCCCGCGAGTTCGTCCACTCTCAGGGGCAGGCGATCTTCAAGACGCTGCGATGGACCCCCTACACGCGTGACAGCGTGCCGGTGACGGGATGGGCTGCCCCCGTCGCCCCCGAGGAGATCGACGACAGCGTTCGGGTGGCGCCCCATCTGTTCCAGGCCCGCGTGGACAAGGTCGCCGACGTTCGCGTACTCCTCGTAGGCCGGCATACGTTCGCCGTACGCATCGACTCCGACCTCCTCGACTGGCGCAAGGACTACAGCGCCCTGACCTACACCGTGGAGCACCTTCCCGACCGGGTGACCGAGGGACTGCACGCCTACCTGGGCCGGCTGGATCTGGTCTCGGGAAGCTTCGACCTCGCGGTCGACCGCACCGGGGACTACTGGTGGCTGGAACTGAATCCCAACGGACAGTGGGGGTGGCTGGAGGCCGAGACCGGCCTCCCGATGTCCGCTGCCTTCGCCGACCTACTCGCACAGGGAGACCGTCGATGA
- a CDS encoding DUF6087 family protein has product MDDEPLSQWAERRDARIGQLRAVPLVTGDGPRASHLNPDAPRAIQRWNGHLWEAHGFAANLAEARRILFPHAEAAATPEASPKLGPGTGKHRKPPTPS; this is encoded by the coding sequence ATGGACGACGAACCGCTCTCCCAGTGGGCCGAGCGTCGCGACGCGAGGATCGGGCAGCTCCGCGCCGTACCCCTCGTGACCGGCGACGGCCCGAGAGCTTCGCATCTGAACCCCGATGCGCCCCGTGCGATCCAGCGGTGGAACGGCCATCTGTGGGAGGCGCACGGCTTCGCGGCGAACCTCGCGGAAGCACGGCGCATCCTGTTTCCCCACGCCGAGGCTGCCGCCACTCCTGAGGCGTCACCGAAGCTCGGTCCCGGGACCGGCAAACACCGGAAGCCTCCGACGCCCTCATGA
- a CDS encoding MerR family transcriptional regulator: MRIGEIAALVGVTSRAVRHYHHIGLLPEPARQANGYRAYTVRDAVLLARIRRLTEIGLSLDEVRDVLADDAGRDLAEVLGELDADLARQEREIHERRQVLAALLEAPLASDGPFSPALATLLENAPATASPAAAKDREHLALLDAAGGGAGAEVFAALRPLAEDPGVLALYTRLDELAGAGADDPRIAPLAAELVAAVPDEVLAVIPDGEPAPAGFGRVLLDDYPPAQREVVRRVMVALAERVRGRKA; encoded by the coding sequence ATGCGTATCGGAGAGATCGCCGCGCTCGTCGGAGTCACCTCCCGGGCCGTCCGGCACTACCACCACATCGGCCTCCTGCCCGAGCCCGCCCGGCAGGCCAACGGCTATCGCGCGTACACCGTCCGTGATGCCGTGCTGCTGGCCAGGATCAGGCGGCTGACGGAGATCGGGCTCTCCCTGGACGAGGTGCGGGACGTGCTCGCGGACGACGCGGGGCGGGACCTGGCCGAGGTGCTCGGGGAACTGGACGCCGATCTGGCGCGGCAGGAGCGGGAGATCCATGAGCGGCGGCAGGTCCTGGCCGCGCTCCTGGAGGCGCCGCTCGCCTCGGACGGGCCGTTCTCCCCCGCCCTCGCCACGCTCTTGGAGAACGCACCCGCCACCGCGTCCCCGGCCGCCGCGAAGGACCGCGAGCATCTGGCGTTGCTGGACGCGGCGGGCGGTGGGGCCGGGGCCGAGGTGTTCGCGGCGCTGCGGCCGCTGGCCGAGGACCCGGGCGTACTCGCCCTGTACACGCGGCTCGACGAGCTGGCCGGGGCCGGGGCGGACGATCCGCGTATCGCGCCCCTGGCGGCCGAGCTGGTCGCGGCCGTGCCGGACGAGGTGCTGGCGGTGATCCCGGACGGGGAGCCCGCGCCGGCCGGGTTCGGGCGGGTGCTGCTCGACGACTACCCGCCCGCGCAGCGCGAGGTGGTGCGCCGGGTGATGGTGGCGCTGGCCGAGCGGGTACGGGGGAGGAAGGCGTGA
- a CDS encoding RNB domain-containing ribonuclease codes for MPRRHLRMTGAADCSLGAALRALRTEPGLPGAFPPEVLAEAEAAARAPDWGAREDATDLPFLTIDPPASTDLDQAMHLERRRDGYRVHYAIADVAAFVRPGGALDAEAHRRVTTLYFPDDRLPLHPAVLSEGAASLLPGEVRPAALWRIDLDSDGRAVATDVRRALVRSRAKLDYAGVQRQIDAGTAEEPLALLRDIGRLREEQELARGGISLNVPEQEIVEHEGSYGLAYRATLPAEAWNAQISLLTGMAAARLMADAGTGILRTLPVAPDGAVARLRRSARALRVDWPHHVPYAEVVRSLDPGKANDAAFLQECTTLLRGAGYTAFDDDDLPDPAVHAAVADLYTHCTAPLRRLVDRYASELCLAATAGKEVPDWAREALPALPKEMAEGTRRANTVERASVDLVEAALLERHVGEVFDAYVVDVQDRDPSVGTVHLRDPAVVGRVEGGTAPLPLGERLRVRLTQAGPGSGSVLFAPA; via the coding sequence ATGCCCCGCCGCCACCTGCGTATGACCGGCGCAGCCGACTGCTCGCTCGGGGCCGCCCTGCGGGCGCTGCGCACCGAGCCCGGTCTGCCCGGCGCCTTCCCGCCCGAGGTGCTCGCGGAGGCGGAGGCGGCGGCGAGAGCCCCGGATTGGGGGGCCCGCGAGGACGCCACGGACCTGCCGTTCCTCACCATCGACCCGCCCGCCTCCACGGACCTCGACCAGGCGATGCACCTGGAGCGCCGCCGGGACGGCTACCGTGTGCACTACGCCATCGCGGACGTCGCCGCCTTCGTACGGCCGGGCGGCGCGCTCGACGCCGAGGCCCACCGCAGGGTCACCACGCTCTACTTTCCCGACGACCGGCTTCCGCTCCATCCCGCCGTCCTCTCCGAGGGAGCCGCCAGCCTTCTCCCCGGCGAGGTGCGCCCGGCCGCCCTGTGGCGGATCGACCTCGACAGCGATGGGCGGGCCGTCGCCACCGACGTACGCCGGGCCCTGGTCCGCAGCCGGGCGAAGCTCGACTACGCGGGCGTGCAGCGACAGATCGACGCGGGCACCGCCGAGGAGCCCCTCGCCCTGCTCCGCGACATCGGCCGGCTGCGTGAGGAGCAGGAGCTGGCGCGCGGCGGCATCTCGCTCAACGTCCCCGAACAGGAGATCGTCGAGCACGAGGGCTCCTACGGCCTCGCCTACCGCGCCACGCTCCCCGCCGAGGCCTGGAACGCACAGATCTCGCTCCTCACCGGCATGGCCGCCGCCCGGCTGATGGCCGACGCGGGCACCGGCATCCTGCGCACCCTCCCGGTCGCCCCCGACGGGGCCGTCGCCCGGCTGCGGCGCTCCGCCCGCGCCCTGCGCGTCGACTGGCCGCACCACGTCCCGTACGCCGAGGTCGTCCGCTCCCTCGACCCGGGCAAGGCCAACGACGCGGCGTTCCTCCAGGAGTGCACCACCCTGCTGCGCGGGGCCGGGTACACGGCCTTCGACGACGACGACCTCCCCGACCCCGCCGTGCACGCCGCCGTAGCCGACCTCTACACGCACTGCACCGCGCCGCTGCGCCGCCTGGTCGACCGGTACGCCTCCGAACTCTGCCTCGCCGCGACCGCCGGGAAGGAGGTCCCGGACTGGGCACGGGAGGCGCTCCCCGCCCTCCCGAAGGAGATGGCCGAGGGCACGCGCCGCGCCAACACCGTGGAGCGCGCCAGCGTGGACCTGGTCGAGGCGGCGCTGCTGGAGCGGCACGTGGGCGAGGTCTTCGACGCGTACGTCGTCGACGTCCAGGACCGCGATCCGTCCGTCGGCACCGTTCACCTCCGGGACCCGGCGGTCGTCGGCCGGGTCGAGGGCGGCACGGCCCCGCTCCCGCTGGGGGAACGGCTGCGGGTCCGGCTCACGCAGGCAGGCCCGGGGTCGGGGTCGGTGCTGTTCGCTCCGGCGTGA
- the yaaA gene encoding peroxide stress protein YaaA, which yields MLVLLPPSEGKAASGRGASLKPESLSLPGLAPARAAVLDELVELCQADEEKAREVLGLSVGLRGEVAKNAELRTAGTRPAGELYTGVLYDALDLASLDSGARRLASTSLLVFSGLWGAVRIGDRIPPYRCSGGVKLPGLGALGAYWRTPMAAVMPEAAGGGLVLDLRSSAYASAWKPKGEVAARTASVRVLQSQVVDGVEKRSVVSHFNKATKGRLVRDLLLAGARPKGPAQLVEALRDLGYVVEAEEPARAGRPWALDVVVTEIR from the coding sequence GTGCTCGTGCTGTTGCCGCCCTCCGAAGGAAAGGCCGCCTCGGGGCGGGGGGCGTCCCTGAAGCCGGAGTCGCTGTCGCTTCCGGGGCTCGCCCCGGCCCGGGCGGCGGTGCTGGACGAGCTGGTCGAGCTGTGCCAGGCGGACGAGGAGAAGGCGCGCGAGGTGCTCGGGCTCAGTGTGGGGCTGCGGGGCGAGGTCGCGAAGAACGCCGAGTTGCGGACCGCCGGGACCCGTCCTGCCGGGGAGCTGTACACCGGTGTGCTGTACGACGCGCTGGATCTGGCGTCTCTGGACTCGGGCGCCCGGCGGCTCGCGTCGACGTCGCTGCTGGTCTTCTCCGGGCTGTGGGGCGCGGTCCGGATCGGCGACCGGATTCCGCCGTACCGCTGCTCGGGGGGCGTGAAGCTGCCCGGCCTCGGAGCGCTCGGCGCGTACTGGCGCACGCCCATGGCAGCCGTCATGCCCGAGGCCGCCGGGGGCGGGCTCGTCCTGGACCTGCGGTCCTCGGCGTACGCCTCCGCCTGGAAGCCGAAGGGTGAGGTGGCCGCGCGCACGGCGAGTGTGCGGGTGCTCCAGTCCCAGGTGGTGGACGGCGTCGAGAAGCGGTCCGTGGTGAGCCACTTCAACAAGGCGACGAAGGGGCGGCTGGTACGGGATCTGCTGCTGGCGGGGGCCCGGCCGAAGGGTCCGGCCCAGCTGGTGGAGGCGTTGCGGGACCTCGGTTACGTGGTGGAGGCCGAGGAGCCTGCCCGGGCCGGGCGGCCGTGGGCGCTGGATGTGGTGGTGACGGAGATCCGCTGA
- the eda gene encoding bifunctional 4-hydroxy-2-oxoglutarate aldolase/2-dehydro-3-deoxy-phosphogluconate aldolase produces MNSSAPPSVLDLAPVVPVVVLHDVADAVPLARALVAGGLPAIEVTLRTPAALESIRAMAAEVPGAVVGAGTVISPQHVRDTVGAGARFLVSPGWTDALLDAMKASGVPFLPGVSTTSEVVALLERGVSEMKFFPAEAAGGTAYLKALSAPLPQARFCPTGGISPASAPAYLALSNVGCVGGSWMVPGDALAAKDWDRVARLAAEAAALGA; encoded by the coding sequence ATGAACTCCTCCGCGCCGCCCTCCGTCCTGGATCTCGCCCCCGTCGTCCCCGTCGTCGTCCTGCACGACGTGGCCGACGCGGTGCCGCTGGCGCGGGCACTGGTGGCGGGCGGGCTCCCGGCGATCGAGGTGACGCTGCGGACGCCCGCCGCACTGGAGTCCATCCGGGCCATGGCCGCCGAGGTGCCGGGCGCGGTGGTCGGTGCGGGCACGGTCATCTCCCCGCAGCACGTGCGCGACACCGTCGGCGCCGGGGCCCGCTTCCTGGTCAGCCCGGGCTGGACGGACGCGCTGCTCGACGCGATGAAGGCGTCCGGCGTGCCGTTCCTGCCCGGTGTCTCGACGACCTCCGAGGTGGTGGCCCTGCTGGAGCGCGGGGTGAGCGAGATGAAGTTCTTCCCGGCCGAGGCGGCGGGCGGCACGGCTTACCTCAAGGCCTTGTCCGCGCCGCTCCCCCAGGCCCGGTTCTGCCCGACCGGCGGCATCTCGCCCGCCTCCGCCCCCGCCTACCTCGCCCTGTCCAACGTGGGTTGCGTGGGCGGCAGTTGGATGGTTCCGGGCGACGCGCTGGCGGCGAAGGACTGGGACCGGGTGGCCCGGCTCGCGGCGGAGGCCGCGGCACTCGGGGCCTGA
- a CDS encoding bifunctional RNase H/acid phosphatase, giving the protein MSAAPAVRRLVVEADGGSRGNPGPAGYGAVVIDAATGETLAEVAEYIGVATNNVAEYRGLIAGLTAAKALFPDAGSEGGGLRVHVRMDSKLVVEQMSGRWKIKHPDMKPLAARAAAILPPSSVTYEWIPRAQNKHADRLANEAMDAGRDGRQWEASASTAELDAPSRHRTASTAPPVQGPPGDAAAGAAKARAALAAARGGSAAPEADGLFPVPGAEAAEGAPGTSEGSRTVAPEPTDAAASAPAATPGGTSPETAGSPQVGWGSAPDLGAPATLVLLRHGETALTPQKRFSGSGGTDPELSATGRGQAERAAEHFAALGTVQEIVSSPLRRCRETAAAVGARLGLDVRIDEGLRETDFGAWEGLTFGEVRDRYADDLTAWLASPDTAPTGGGESFTEVADRVAAARDRIVARYAGRTVLLVTHVTPIKTLVRLALGAPPEALFRMELSAASISEVAYYGDGNASVRLLNDTSHLR; this is encoded by the coding sequence ATGAGCGCTGCCCCCGCTGTCCGCCGACTGGTGGTCGAGGCCGACGGCGGCTCCCGGGGCAACCCGGGGCCCGCCGGTTACGGCGCCGTCGTCATCGACGCGGCCACCGGTGAGACCCTCGCCGAGGTCGCCGAGTACATCGGCGTCGCGACCAACAACGTCGCCGAGTACCGGGGCCTGATCGCCGGTCTGACGGCCGCGAAGGCGCTGTTCCCGGACGCGGGGAGCGAGGGCGGCGGGCTGCGGGTACACGTCCGGATGGACTCCAAACTGGTCGTCGAGCAGATGTCGGGGCGCTGGAAGATCAAGCACCCCGACATGAAGCCGCTGGCGGCCCGCGCCGCCGCGATCCTGCCGCCGTCCTCCGTGACGTACGAATGGATCCCGCGCGCGCAGAACAAGCACGCCGACCGGCTCGCCAACGAGGCGATGGACGCGGGCCGCGACGGCAGGCAGTGGGAGGCGTCCGCCTCGACGGCCGAGCTGGACGCCCCGTCGCGCCACCGCACCGCGAGTACGGCTCCGCCCGTCCAGGGTCCGCCCGGCGACGCGGCCGCAGGCGCGGCGAAGGCCCGCGCGGCCCTGGCGGCCGCGCGTGGTGGCTCGGCGGCCCCGGAGGCGGACGGGCTTTTCCCGGTGCCGGGGGCCGAAGCGGCCGAGGGGGCGCCGGGGACTTCGGAGGGTTCACGGACGGTGGCCCCGGAGCCGACGGACGCCGCCGCATCCGCGCCCGCCGCGACTCCGGGCGGGACCTCGCCCGAGACCGCCGGATCGCCGCAGGTCGGCTGGGGTTCGGCCCCCGACCTGGGCGCGCCCGCCACCCTCGTTCTGCTCCGGCACGGCGAGACCGCGCTCACGCCCCAGAAGCGGTTCTCCGGAAGCGGCGGCACCGACCCCGAACTCTCCGCCACCGGCCGCGGCCAGGCCGAGCGCGCGGCCGAGCACTTCGCCGCCCTGGGCACGGTCCAGGAGATCGTCAGCTCGCCGCTGCGCCGCTGCCGCGAGACCGCGGCCGCCGTCGGCGCCCGTCTCGGCCTGGACGTGCGCATCGACGAGGGCCTGCGCGAGACGGACTTCGGCGCGTGGGAGGGCCTGACGTTCGGGGAGGTACGGGACCGGTACGCCGACGACCTCACCGCGTGGCTGGCCTCCCCGGACACCGCGCCGACCGGCGGTGGCGAGAGCTTCACGGAGGTCGCCGACCGGGTCGCGGCCGCGCGGGACCGGATCGTCGCCCGGTACGCGGGCCGCACGGTCCTGCTCGTCACCCATGTGACCCCGATCAAGACACTGGTCCGCCTCGCGCTGGGGGCCCCGCCCGAGGCGCTGTTCCGGATGGAGCTGTCGGCGGCCTCGATCTCCGAGGTCGCGTACTACGGGGACGGCAACGCCTCCGTACGGCTGCTCAACGACACCTCCCACCTGCGCTAG
- a CDS encoding zinc ribbon domain-containing protein: MNAAPADQIRLLEVQALDVRLAQLSHKRTSLPEHAEIEQLGNDLAQLRDLLVASTTEESDTSREQTKAEQDVDQVRQRAVRDQQRLDSGAVSSPKDLESLQREIASLAKRQGDLEDVVLEIMERREAAQERVAELTERVSAVQAKVDAATARRDAATAELDAEAATVTKDRQVVAEVIPADLMKLYDKLRAQQGGVGAARLYQRRCEGCRLELNMAEVGEVRAASPDTVLRCENCHRILVRTSESGL; encoded by the coding sequence CTGAACGCCGCGCCCGCCGACCAGATCCGACTCCTCGAAGTCCAGGCCCTCGACGTACGTCTCGCCCAGCTCTCCCACAAGCGCACCTCGCTGCCGGAGCACGCCGAGATCGAGCAGCTCGGCAACGACCTCGCCCAGCTGCGTGACCTGCTGGTCGCCTCCACCACCGAGGAGAGCGACACCAGCCGCGAGCAGACCAAGGCCGAGCAGGACGTCGACCAGGTGCGCCAGCGCGCCGTCCGCGACCAGCAGCGCCTGGACTCCGGCGCGGTCTCCTCGCCCAAGGACCTGGAGAGCCTCCAGCGCGAGATCGCCTCGCTGGCCAAGCGCCAGGGAGACCTGGAGGACGTCGTCCTGGAGATCATGGAGCGCCGCGAGGCCGCCCAGGAGCGGGTCGCCGAACTGACCGAGCGGGTCTCCGCCGTCCAGGCCAAGGTCGACGCCGCCACCGCCCGCCGCGACGCCGCGACGGCCGAGCTGGACGCCGAGGCCGCCACGGTGACCAAGGACCGCCAGGTCGTCGCCGAGGTCATCCCCGCCGACCTGATGAAGCTGTACGACAAGCTCCGCGCCCAGCAGGGCGGGGTCGGCGCCGCCCGGCTCTACCAGCGCCGCTGCGAGGGCTGCCGCCTGGAGCTGAACATGGCCGAGGTGGGCGAGGTGAGGGCCGCGTCTCCCGACACGGTCCTGCGCTGCGAGAACTGCCACCGCATCCTGGTCCGCACCTCGGAGTCGGGCCTGTAA
- a CDS encoding Nif3-like dinuclear metal center hexameric protein gives MPRLSEVIAALDALWPPERAEGWDAVGTVCGDPDAEIGRVLFAVDPVHEIADEALELGAQLIVTHHPLYLRGTTTVAADTFKGKVVHTLIKHGVALHVAHTNADSADPGVSDALAGALDLRITGPLVPDPTDPAGRRGLGRICELDHPETLAAFAARAAARLPATAQGIRLAGDPEALVRTVAVSGGSGDSLFDAVRAAGVDAFLTADLRHHPASEAVQHSPLGLVDAAHWATEWPWCEQAAAQLDALSDRHGWDLRVHVSKQVTDPWTTHHSSGAPN, from the coding sequence GTGCCCCGTCTGTCTGAAGTCATCGCCGCCCTCGACGCCCTCTGGCCCCCCGAGCGGGCCGAGGGATGGGACGCGGTCGGTACGGTCTGCGGCGACCCGGACGCGGAGATCGGCCGGGTGCTGTTCGCCGTCGACCCCGTCCACGAGATCGCCGACGAGGCCCTGGAGCTCGGCGCCCAGCTGATCGTCACCCACCACCCGCTCTATCTGCGCGGGACGACGACGGTCGCCGCCGACACCTTCAAGGGCAAGGTCGTCCACACCCTCATCAAGCACGGCGTCGCGCTGCACGTCGCGCACACCAACGCGGACTCCGCCGACCCCGGTGTCTCCGACGCCCTCGCCGGCGCCCTGGACCTGCGGATCACCGGACCCCTCGTACCGGACCCCACCGACCCCGCCGGGCGGCGCGGACTCGGCCGGATCTGCGAGCTGGACCACCCCGAGACCCTGGCCGCCTTCGCCGCCAGGGCCGCCGCCCGGCTCCCCGCCACCGCGCAGGGCATCCGGCTGGCGGGCGACCCGGAGGCGCTCGTGCGTACCGTCGCCGTCAGCGGCGGCTCCGGCGACAGCCTCTTCGACGCCGTGCGCGCCGCGGGCGTCGACGCCTTCCTCACCGCCGACCTGCGCCACCACCCGGCGTCCGAGGCCGTGCAGCACTCGCCGCTCGGCCTGGTCGACGCCGCGCACTGGGCCACCGAGTGGCCCTGGTGCGAGCAGGCGGCCGCGCAGCTCGACGCGCTTTCCGACCGCCACGGATGGGACCTGCGGGTCCATGTCTCGAAGCAGGTCACCGACCCCTGGACCACCCACCATTCCTCTGGAGCCCCCAACTGA
- a CDS encoding ABC transporter substrate-binding protein, translated as MSLRPRGTAAVALAVAAALSLSACGGGDGGAAGSDAGGDKKAAVATGGKDFADAAKKTAAYGTDAEAGEFPRTLTHAMGRTEIKAAPKRVVVLDVGEFDNVVSLGLKPVGYAPSEGDAAIPSYLEKDAGEPKSVGTINSLNLEAIAGLQPDLILGSQLRAADKYDELSKIAPTVFSIRPGFTWKENYLLNAAALDRTEQAESALAAYRAKAKKLGDDIGADKPTVSMVRYLPDRLRLYAKASFIGTILEDVGLPRPKNQQIEDLATEISPEKIDEADADWIFTGVYGDPKATQRDTARSNPLWKNLKAVKEGRAKDVSDETWYLGLGVTSAGLVLDDLRADLVK; from the coding sequence ATGTCCCTTCGGCCCCGCGGTACCGCCGCAGTCGCCCTGGCGGTTGCCGCCGCCCTCTCCCTCTCGGCCTGCGGGGGCGGCGACGGCGGCGCGGCCGGCTCCGACGCGGGCGGCGACAAGAAGGCCGCTGTCGCCACCGGCGGCAAGGACTTCGCGGACGCGGCGAAGAAGACGGCGGCGTACGGCACCGACGCCGAGGCCGGCGAGTTCCCCCGTACCCTCACCCACGCCATGGGCAGGACCGAGATCAAGGCGGCGCCGAAGCGCGTGGTGGTGCTGGACGTCGGCGAGTTCGACAACGTTGTTTCGCTGGGCCTGAAGCCGGTCGGCTACGCGCCCAGCGAGGGCGACGCGGCCATCCCCTCGTACCTGGAGAAGGACGCGGGCGAGCCCAAGAGTGTCGGCACGATCAACAGCCTCAACCTCGAAGCCATCGCGGGCCTCCAGCCGGACCTGATCCTCGGCAGCCAGCTGCGCGCCGCGGACAAGTACGACGAGCTGTCCAAGATCGCCCCGACCGTGTTCTCCATCCGCCCGGGCTTCACCTGGAAGGAGAACTACCTCCTCAACGCGGCCGCCCTGGACCGCACGGAGCAGGCCGAATCGGCGCTGGCCGCGTACCGGGCGAAGGCGAAGAAGCTCGGCGACGACATCGGCGCCGACAAGCCGACCGTCTCCATGGTCCGCTACCTGCCCGACCGCCTCCGGCTGTACGCCAAGGCCTCGTTCATCGGGACCATCCTGGAAGACGTCGGCCTGCCCCGCCCGAAGAACCAGCAGATCGAGGACCTCGCCACCGAGATCAGCCCGGAGAAGATCGACGAGGCGGACGCCGACTGGATCTTCACCGGCGTCTACGGCGACCCGAAGGCCACCCAGCGCGACACCGCCCGGTCCAACCCGCTGTGGAAGAACCTGAAGGCCGTCAAGGAGGGCCGGGCCAAGGACGTCTCCGACGAGACCTGGTACCTGGGCCTCGGCGTCACCTCGGCGGGCCTCGTCCTGGACGACCTGCGCGCGGACCTGGTGAAGTAG